From Arctopsyche grandis isolate Sample6627 chromosome 12, ASM5162203v2, whole genome shotgun sequence, one genomic window encodes:
- the LOC143920162 gene encoding uncharacterized protein LOC143920162, protein MVETSTDACSGKMTSQNIAAKVWLLSLLTIGSFLHPARCGTTTSRHNDSAEFQRTLMTSTQWRQQSVSEEGTGDRLNPNPPVATNNTTNHRAKVTEKPEDDFYDIYNPPEEAPPLEEDMLNLERNRESGYTADNDKLPFQEPSDVDFLTKSKDFLNPEFEKQLNASSLNSNPLEEGILDAEIDRDGTLSDMFQAKDQKKEAYDNEKEDAPRFEFLIALPIENFTGQTTVKDEGIETQTRKPFVPPKSAWPVPQAQFLTAEPKLNHTTNLPDAEGDKKKVDLSVEDYVELVEIAKDSTMDGNKSVVTFVPHLNGTGFFLENDAPDTSESFVYINEYACMKRN, encoded by the coding sequence ATGGTCGAAACATCGACGGACGCTTGTTCCGGCAAAATGACGTCGCAAAATATAGCAGCAAAAGTTTGGTTGCTCTCATTGTTGACCATCGGCTCGTTCCTTCATCCGGCACGATGCGGCACCACCACCTCACGACACAATGACTCTGCCGAATTCCAGCGAACTCTGATGACTTCGACCCAATGGAGACAACAGTCCGTGTCCGAGGAGGGCACTGGAGACAGGCTCAATCCAAACCCTCCCGTGGCGACCAACAACACCACAAATCACAGAGCAAAAGTCACCGAAAAACCAGAGGACGACTTCTACGACATTTACAACCCTCCAGAAGAGGCACCCCCTCTAGAAGAGGACATGCTGAACCTAGAACGGAACAGAGAATCAGGCTACACGGCGGACAACGACAAACTACCATTCCAAGAGCCATCTGATGttgattttttaacaaaaaGCAAAGACTTCCTAAATCCAGAGTTTGAAAAGCAGCTAAATGCATCATCACTAAACAGCAATCCGTTAGAAGAAGGCATACTAGACGCAGAAATAGACAGAGACGGAACACTATCGGACATGTTCCAAGCTAAAGACCAGAAAAAGGAAGCGTACGACAATGAAAAAGAAGATGCGCCTAGATTTGAATTCCTGATAGCACTTCCTATAGAAAACTTCACGGGACAGACTACAGTTAAAGATGAAGGAATCGAAACCCAAACTAGGAAGCCTTTCGTTCCGCCAAAATCTGCTTGGCCTGTGCCTCAAGCTCAATTCTTAACAGCTGAGCCAAAGTTGAATCACACTACCAATCTTCCGGATGCTGAGGGCGATAAGAAGAAAGTGGATCTTTCGGTGGAAGactatgttgagttggtggagaTAGCTAAGGACTCTACGATGGATGGGAACAAAAGTGTTGTGACTTTTGTGCCACACCTCAACGGGACTGGATTCTTCCTGGAGAACGATGCTCCAGATACGAGTGAGTCTTTCGTTTATATTAATGAGTATGCTTGTATGAAACGCAATTGA